GGGACGGCAACGAAGTCTGGCTGATCACGGTCGGTGCAATGACTTTCGCGGCTTTCCCGCTGTGGTACGCCTCGTTGTTCTCCGCCCTGTACATCCCCTTGGTCATTGTGCTGCTGGGGCTCATCTTCCGGGCCGTGTCCATCGAGTACCGCGGCAAGCATGACAGCGACAGCTGGCGCAACCGCTGGGACTGGGGCATGGCCCTGGGCTCCTTCGCGGCTGCCTTCGGCGTCGGTGCCGCGCTCGGACTGACCACCACAGGCCTGCCGCTGAATGAGAACGGCGACCGCGTGGGCGGGGCGTTTGCCTGGCTGACTCCGTACGCGGTGCTGGGCGGAGTGGCCGTGGTGGCCTTCTGCCTGATTCACGCCTGCGTTTTCCTGATGCTCAAGACCGACGGACAGATCCGTGACCGCGCCAAGCGCATCGTGACCCGCTGGCTGCCCGTGGGCATCCTGCCCTTGGCGGCATGGGCCATCATCGTGCAGTTCATGAACGGCAAGGCCGCCACGCTTCCCCTGTTGGTGATCGCGGTGGTGGGAGCCCTCCTGGCCTGGATCTACGCCCGCCGGGGCCGTGACGGTTTGAGCTTCATCAGCCTTGGGATCTTCCTGGTGGCCGGAGCGGCGACCATCTTCGCCTCCATGTACCCCGTGGTGCTGCCCTCCACGCTGGATGCAGCCTGGAACCTGACGGCGGAAAACGCTTCCGCGTCCCCCTACGCCCTGAAGGTCATGAGCTGGGTGGCCCTGTTCGGCCTGCCGGTAGTGGTGCTGTACCAGGGCTGGACCTACTGGGTGTTCCGTAAGCGGGTCACCACCGAGGCCATCCCCGCCCCCCACAGCTTCAAACCGCAGTGAAGCCGGTCCTTCCGGTCAGCGCCACCAGCCGCCGTGCGCTGTACCTCCTCGGGCTGCTGGCAGCCATCAAGGCTGCGGGGCTGGTACTGCTGGCCGACGCCGTAGCCATCGGCATCGCCGGCCTGGCCGCCGGCGGTCCGGAGTGGAACCGCGTGTTCCTGCTCGGCACCGCCGGCGCCGTGCTGCGGTCCGTGGCTGTATGGGGCCAGGACACCGTGGCCCAGCGTGCGGCCGCAGGGGTGAAGGACGAACTGCGCCGGCAGCTGTCCGTACGGGTACTGGCCGACGGCGGCACCGTCCCGGGGATGGGCAGCGGTGCGCTGAGCGTCCTGCTTACCCGCGGGTTGGACGGACTGGACAACTACTACTCCAAGTACCTGCCCGCACTGGTGACCTGCGCCGTCGTCCCCCTGCTGGTGGGTGCCCGCATCCTCGCCGCGGACTGGATCAGCGCCGTCACGATCGTGCTGACCGTACCCCTCATCCCGGTCTTCATGATCCTGATCGGCCTGCACACCGAGGACAAGACCGCCGCCGCGGTGGACGCGCTGAACCGGCTCTCGGACAACATGCTGGAGCTGGCCAAGGGCCTGCCCGTGCTGGTGGGCCTCGGCCGCGCCCGTGCGCAGACCCGGGCACTGCGCGACGTCGCCGACCGTTACCGCACCACAACGCTGGCAACCCTGCGGGTGGCGTTTATGTCCTCGCTGGCATTGGAACTCATTGCCACTATCTCGGTGGCCCTGGTGGCGGTATTCATCGGTGTCCGGCTGGTGCACGGCGGCATGCCGCTGGAATTGGGGCTGCTGGCCCTGATCCTTGCACCGGAGTGCTACCAGCCGCTGCGTGACCTGGGTACCGCCCACCACGCCAGCGAGGACGGCCTCGAAGCACTGAACCGGACCAACGCGGTGCTGGACGCTCCGGCGGCCGTGCCGCTGGCGGACGCTTCAGCCGCCGCTGAGGAAACCGCCGGGTCGGCGCTCGTGGTCCGGGATTTGACCATCGCCTACGAAGGCCGGCCGCATCCTGCCGTGGAGAACCTCAGTTTCACGGTCCCCGCAGGTGCCATTGCCGCCCTGACCGGTTCCAGCGGGGCAGGAAAAACCTCCGTGCTGGAAGTCCTGGCCGGGCTCCGG
This genomic stretch from Arthrobacter sp. zg-Y1110 harbors:
- the cydB gene encoding cytochrome d ubiquinol oxidase subunit II, with the protein product MSLPLFWFIVIAFLWVGYLFLEGFDLGVGMLMKLMARDEKDRRVLLNTIGPVWDGNEVWLITVGAMTFAAFPLWYASLFSALYIPLVIVLLGLIFRAVSIEYRGKHDSDSWRNRWDWGMALGSFAAAFGVGAALGLTTTGLPLNENGDRVGGAFAWLTPYAVLGGVAVVAFCLIHACVFLMLKTDGQIRDRAKRIVTRWLPVGILPLAAWAIIVQFMNGKAATLPLLVIAVVGALLAWIYARRGRDGLSFISLGIFLVAGAATIFASMYPVVLPSTLDAAWNLTAENASASPYALKVMSWVALFGLPVVVLYQGWTYWVFRKRVTTEAIPAPHSFKPQ